From a region of the Paeniglutamicibacter cryotolerans genome:
- the lipA gene encoding lipoyl synthase: MNAAPEGRRLLRIEQRNSATPVERKPDWIRTKVNIGPEYVELKKLVKSEGLNTVCEEAGCPNIFECWEDKEATFLIGGSECTRRCDFCQIDTGKPQPIDRAEPFKVAMSVKKMGLRYATVTGVARDDLEDEGTWLYAETVRRIHQMNPGTGVELLIPDFSGKPEFLNEICAAAPEVYAHNLETVPRLFKSIRPAFRYERSLDVIAQGRKNGMITKSNLILGMGETREEVTSAMRDMVDAGCDLLTITQYLRPTERHHPVVRWVKPQEFVELQDEAQEMGFLGVMSGPLVRSSYRAGRLWAGAMRSKGLPIPAELEHIASSGDTRQEASSLVGNL, encoded by the coding sequence ATGAACGCAGCACCCGAAGGCCGCCGCCTGCTTCGCATCGAACAACGCAACTCAGCCACCCCGGTGGAGCGAAAGCCGGACTGGATCAGGACCAAGGTCAACATCGGCCCCGAATATGTGGAGCTCAAGAAGCTGGTGAAGTCCGAGGGGCTGAACACCGTCTGCGAGGAGGCCGGCTGCCCGAACATCTTCGAGTGCTGGGAGGACAAGGAAGCCACCTTCCTGATCGGCGGCTCCGAGTGCACTAGGCGCTGCGACTTCTGCCAGATCGACACCGGCAAGCCGCAGCCGATCGACCGGGCCGAACCGTTCAAGGTAGCGATGAGCGTGAAGAAGATGGGCCTGCGCTATGCCACGGTGACCGGCGTTGCCCGGGATGACCTCGAGGACGAGGGCACCTGGCTCTACGCCGAGACCGTGCGCCGGATCCACCAGATGAACCCGGGCACCGGCGTCGAGCTGCTGATCCCGGATTTCTCCGGCAAGCCCGAATTCCTCAACGAGATCTGCGCGGCCGCCCCGGAGGTCTATGCGCACAACCTGGAGACGGTGCCGCGGCTGTTCAAGTCGATCCGTCCTGCCTTCCGTTATGAGCGCTCGCTCGATGTCATCGCCCAGGGCCGGAAGAACGGGATGATCACCAAGTCGAACCTGATTTTGGGCATGGGCGAGACCCGCGAGGAGGTCACCTCGGCGATGCGTGACATGGTCGATGCCGGCTGCGACCTGCTGACCATTACGCAGTATCTGCGCCCGACCGAGCGCCACCACCCGGTGGTGCGCTGGGTCAAGCCGCAGGAGTTCGTCGAGTTACAGGACGAGGCCCAGGAAATGGGCTTCCTGGGCGTCATGAGCGGACCACTGGTGCGCTCCTCCTACCGTGCCGGGCGGTTGTGGGCCGGAGCCATGCGCAGCAAGGGACTGCCGATTCCGGCGGAGCTGGAGCACATTGCCAGCTCTGGCGATACGCGCCAGGAAGCCTCGAGCCTCGTCGGCAACTTGTAA
- a CDS encoding cupin domain-containing protein, whose translation MHITQAELTSLTTEHLAKAAANPHGRSAHAVLRDGKLRHTLLAITDGSRLDDHTKPASATLLVLRGSVTVNWSGGEPVTVEEGGLYVLPEAVHNVVANGDSAFLLTTIAG comes from the coding sequence ATGCACATCACGCAGGCTGAACTGACCTCCCTCACGACGGAACACCTCGCCAAGGCAGCAGCCAACCCGCATGGCCGCAGCGCTCATGCGGTATTGCGCGACGGGAAGCTGCGCCACACGCTGCTGGCCATCACCGACGGTTCTCGGCTCGATGACCACACCAAGCCGGCCTCCGCGACGCTGCTCGTGCTGCGGGGATCGGTCACGGTGAACTGGTCCGGCGGCGAACCGGTCACCGTCGAGGAAGGCGGGCTCTACGTGTTGCCCGAGGCCGTCCACAACGTTGTGGCCAACGGGGACTCGGCCTTCTTGCTCACCACCATTGCGGGCTAG
- the glnA gene encoding type I glutamate--ammonia ligase: MDRQQEFVLRTIEERDVRFVRLWFTDVVGSLKSVALAPAEVEGAFEEGLGFDGSSIEGLSRISESDMLAQPDPSTFQILPWRGETESTSRMFCDILTPDGAPSAADPRHVLKRQLAVASDMGFTCYTHPEIEFYLLKSSDLGPDGSPVPVDRAGYFDHVTGGVAQDFRRTAVTMLEAVGISVEFSHHENGPGQNEIDLRYADALQTADNVMTFRTVIKEVAIQQGIYATFMPKPFSDEPGSGMHTHFSLFEGDTNAFYEAGREFQLSDTARQFIAGILRHAPEFTAVTNQFVNSYKRLWGGGEAPSHRSWGHNNRSALVRVPLYKPNKGQSARVEYRGIDSATNPYLAYACLLGAGLKGIQEGYELEPHAEDDVWSLSTAERRAMGHDPLPGSLHDAIRSMEESELVAGILGEQVFESFLRNKRDEWEGYRQNVSPFELKRYLGIL; this comes from the coding sequence GTGGATCGCCAGCAGGAATTCGTTCTGAGGACCATCGAAGAGCGCGACGTGCGCTTCGTCAGGTTGTGGTTCACTGACGTCGTGGGTTCGCTGAAATCCGTTGCCCTTGCTCCGGCCGAGGTGGAGGGCGCGTTCGAGGAGGGACTGGGCTTCGACGGCTCCTCCATCGAAGGCCTGTCGCGGATTTCCGAATCCGACATGCTTGCCCAGCCGGACCCCTCCACGTTCCAGATCCTGCCCTGGCGCGGTGAAACCGAATCCACATCGCGCATGTTCTGCGACATCCTGACTCCCGACGGGGCGCCCTCCGCGGCCGACCCCCGACACGTGCTCAAGCGCCAGCTCGCCGTCGCCTCGGACATGGGCTTCACCTGCTATACCCACCCGGAAATCGAGTTCTATCTGCTCAAGTCCAGCGACTTGGGGCCCGATGGCTCACCGGTGCCGGTGGACCGCGCCGGCTACTTCGACCACGTCACCGGCGGCGTCGCCCAGGACTTCCGGCGCACCGCCGTGACCATGCTCGAGGCCGTCGGTATCTCGGTGGAGTTCAGCCACCACGAGAACGGCCCGGGCCAGAACGAAATCGACCTGCGCTACGCCGACGCGCTGCAGACCGCTGACAACGTGATGACGTTCCGTACCGTGATCAAGGAGGTGGCGATCCAGCAGGGCATCTACGCGACGTTCATGCCCAAGCCGTTCTCCGACGAGCCGGGCTCCGGGATGCACACCCACTTTTCGCTCTTCGAGGGCGATACCAACGCGTTCTATGAGGCCGGCCGCGAGTTCCAGCTCTCGGACACCGCCCGCCAGTTCATCGCCGGCATCCTGCGCCACGCCCCGGAATTCACCGCCGTCACCAACCAGTTCGTGAACTCCTACAAGCGCCTCTGGGGTGGGGGAGAGGCTCCCAGCCACCGCTCCTGGGGCCATAACAACCGCTCCGCGCTGGTGCGCGTGCCGCTGTACAAGCCGAACAAGGGCCAGAGCGCCCGCGTGGAGTACCGCGGCATCGACTCGGCCACCAATCCCTACCTGGCCTACGCATGCCTGCTCGGCGCCGGCCTGAAGGGCATCCAGGAGGGATACGAACTCGAACCGCATGCCGAGGACGATGTCTGGTCGCTCAGCACGGCCGAGCGCCGTGCCATGGGACACGACCCGCTGCCCGGTTCGCTGCACGACGCGATCCGCTCCATGGAGGAATCGGAGCTGGTTGCCGGGATCCTCGGCGAGCAGGTCTTCGAGTCGTTCCTGCGCAACAAGCGCGACGAGTGGGAGGGCTACCGCCAGAACGTCAGCCCGTTCGAGCTCAAGCGCTACCTGGGCATCCTCTAG
- a CDS encoding SPOR domain-containing protein yields MLGNPGEGQYWFNVVTHQVEKGPQSDWTQLLGPYDSLAEAEAAMDKVRRRNEQFDEEDAEDQD; encoded by the coding sequence ATGCTGGGCAACCCGGGTGAAGGACAGTATTGGTTCAATGTCGTGACGCACCAGGTCGAGAAGGGGCCGCAGTCGGACTGGACGCAGCTGCTGGGACCCTACGACTCCCTGGCGGAGGCGGAAGCGGCCATGGATAAGGTGCGCCGGCGCAATGAGCAGTTCGATGAGGAGGACGCCGAAGACCAGGACTAG
- the map gene encoding type I methionyl aminopeptidase yields the protein MPIASTAPIGSLVPGTIGPARPVPASIPRPEYVGRPGPTKSEASEVRSPEIIAAMRVASKIAARALAEVGKAIVPGVTTDELDRIGHEFLLDHQAYPSTLGYRGFPKSLCSSINEVICHGIPDSTVVRDGDIVNIDITAFIGGVHGDTNATFLAGDVDEESRLLVERTQESLRRAIKAVMPGREINVIGRTIASYAKRFGYGVVRDFTGHGVAESFHTGLIIPHYDAAPAYSRLIEPGMTFTIEPMLTLGTIEWDMWDDDWTAVTRDRKRTAQFEHTLLINEDGAEILTLP from the coding sequence ATGCCTATTGCCTCGACAGCGCCCATCGGATCCCTCGTGCCCGGAACCATCGGTCCGGCCCGGCCGGTTCCCGCCTCCATCCCCCGCCCCGAGTACGTGGGGCGTCCCGGCCCGACCAAGTCCGAGGCCTCCGAGGTGCGCAGCCCCGAGATCATCGCGGCCATGCGCGTCGCGTCGAAAATCGCCGCCCGGGCGCTGGCCGAGGTGGGCAAGGCCATCGTCCCTGGCGTCACCACCGACGAGCTGGACCGGATCGGCCACGAATTCCTGCTGGACCACCAGGCGTACCCCTCCACGCTGGGCTACCGCGGCTTCCCGAAGTCGTTGTGCTCCTCGATTAACGAGGTCATCTGCCATGGCATCCCCGACAGCACCGTGGTGCGGGACGGGGACATCGTGAACATCGATATCACCGCCTTCATCGGTGGCGTGCATGGGGACACCAACGCCACGTTCCTGGCCGGCGACGTGGACGAGGAGTCCCGCCTGCTGGTGGAGCGCACGCAGGAATCGCTGCGCCGGGCCATCAAAGCGGTCATGCCGGGCCGCGAGATCAACGTGATCGGGCGGACCATCGCCTCCTACGCGAAGCGCTTCGGCTACGGCGTGGTGCGTGACTTCACCGGACACGGCGTGGCAGAGTCATTCCACACCGGACTGATCATCCCGCACTACGACGCCGCCCCGGCGTACAGCCGGCTGATCGAACCGGGAATGACCTTCACCATCGAACCGATGCTCACCTTGGGCACCATCGAATGGGACATGTGGGACGACGACTGGACCGCGGTGACCCGCGACCGGAAGCGCACGGCACAATTCGAACACACCCTGCTCATCAACGAGGACGGTGCCGAAATCCTCACGCTGCCCTGA
- a CDS encoding GlsB/YeaQ/YmgE family stress response membrane protein: MGFIGWIVLGLIAGAIAKAIKPGEQGGGWLATLLLGVVGAVVGGWIGSKLFGVDISEFWSLSTWLLAIGGSLIVLVIWGLLTRKKA; this comes from the coding sequence ATGGGATTCATTGGTTGGATTGTTCTAGGCCTGATCGCCGGTGCGATTGCGAAGGCAATCAAGCCAGGGGAGCAAGGCGGCGGCTGGCTCGCCACCTTGCTGCTTGGCGTAGTTGGCGCCGTTGTCGGCGGTTGGATCGGCTCGAAATTGTTCGGAGTGGACATTAGCGAGTTCTGGTCGCTGTCAACGTGGTTGCTGGCCATTGGCGGTTCGTTGATCGTCCTCGTTATCTGGGGACTGCTAACGCGCAAGAAGGCATAG
- a CDS encoding bifunctional [glutamine synthetase] adenylyltransferase/[glutamine synthetase]-adenylyl-L-tyrosine phosphorylase, which produces MSLPPNLTRSLISAGFDDLDRARHFLAAPELAAASPEIVVGALADAADPDQALLGLIRLIERTPRVIEVAGRAELRPGLARLLGASEALTEFLIRRPEQLNVLHVVHPAIMAGTEPGVLRTMMLWAVGADPGSMAPVATMSGPEAHAALRIAYRGRLTDLALRDLAAADPLEAMPKVGRELADLAATAIEAALAVSRLEAAERFAADDIAAVSLAVIGMGKCGARELNYVSDVDVIYVHSSTGIDLDLATSIAECLAAGISRVLSGPGSEPPLWEVDANLRPEGRDGALSRTLESHAAYYGRWAQSWEFQALLKARHIAGDPELGADYEAMVAPLVWSSSEREGFVESVQAMRRRVTANIAAAEVARQIKLGPGGLRDVEFTVQLLQLVHGRTDESLRMRDTTSAIAALSAAGYIGRDDAAVFDSAYRYLRVLEHRIQLVHLRRTHLMPAKEPAQRVLARAVLGAGPKPRTGAADLLATWASTKRTVRSLHERIFYRPLLSNASNLSEDEVRLSPEAAQARLKALGYADPKAAMRHIEALTSGVRRRAALQRQLLPVLLGWIAEGVDPDAGLLGFRRLSESLGESHWYLGMLRDSSAGAERLCHILANSRFLTDLLEVSPESAAWLGDDRDLVPRTFDQLWAEISSKLNRPAPEGQLIRFIRLIRRREILRVALADGAGLIVRPQVGIALSDIDRAAVLGALRVAEGIEYSQTPQLADLLVVAMGRQGGREIGYGSDADVMFVQRALPGADVQGAQEQALRIVARLTGLMKKPLVPAIAAEPRLEIDADLRPEGKQGPMVRSLEAYRDYYGRWAQIWEIQALLRARPMAGSDDLAAEFMVMADALRYGQHITETELREIRRIKARVEAERLPRGADPARHVKLGRGGLSDVEWLVQLLQLQHAGQYPALRTTSTPEALAAIDGERLLPGDDVETLDRAWQLASRIRSASMACTGRASDVLPKDRNEMEAVARWCGYEPGQAAQMEDDYLKATRLARSVFERHFYGFDH; this is translated from the coding sequence GTGTCCCTGCCGCCCAACCTGACCCGCAGCCTGATCAGTGCCGGCTTCGATGACCTGGATCGGGCCCGGCACTTCCTCGCCGCACCGGAACTGGCAGCCGCTTCCCCGGAAATCGTCGTTGGCGCGTTGGCTGACGCCGCCGATCCCGACCAGGCGCTGCTGGGCCTGATCCGGCTCATCGAACGCACCCCGCGGGTGATCGAGGTCGCCGGACGGGCCGAGCTGCGTCCGGGCCTGGCCCGGCTGCTCGGCGCCTCCGAGGCGCTGACCGAGTTCCTGATCCGCCGGCCGGAGCAGCTCAACGTGCTCCATGTCGTGCACCCGGCGATCATGGCCGGCACCGAGCCGGGCGTACTGCGCACCATGATGCTGTGGGCCGTGGGCGCGGACCCCGGCTCGATGGCACCGGTCGCGACGATGTCCGGCCCTGAGGCCCATGCCGCGCTGCGCATCGCCTACCGGGGCCGGTTGACCGATCTGGCGCTGCGCGACCTGGCCGCCGCCGACCCGCTGGAGGCCATGCCCAAGGTGGGCCGCGAGCTGGCGGATCTCGCAGCCACCGCGATCGAAGCCGCGCTCGCCGTATCCCGGTTGGAAGCCGCCGAGCGCTTCGCCGCCGATGACATAGCCGCCGTGTCCCTTGCCGTGATCGGCATGGGAAAGTGCGGGGCGCGGGAACTGAACTACGTCTCGGATGTCGATGTCATCTACGTGCATTCCTCCACGGGTATCGATCTGGACCTGGCTACTTCCATCGCCGAGTGCCTGGCAGCGGGAATCAGCCGGGTGCTGAGCGGGCCCGGAAGTGAACCACCGCTGTGGGAGGTGGACGCGAACCTGCGCCCGGAGGGACGCGACGGCGCCCTCTCGCGCACCCTGGAATCCCACGCCGCCTACTACGGACGCTGGGCGCAGAGCTGGGAATTCCAGGCGCTGCTCAAAGCCCGGCACATTGCCGGTGACCCGGAGCTCGGTGCCGACTACGAGGCCATGGTCGCGCCACTGGTCTGGTCCTCCTCGGAACGCGAGGGCTTCGTCGAATCGGTGCAGGCGATGCGCCGGCGGGTCACGGCAAACATCGCCGCCGCCGAGGTGGCCCGGCAGATCAAATTGGGCCCCGGCGGGCTGCGCGACGTCGAATTCACCGTCCAGCTGCTCCAGCTGGTCCACGGCCGCACCGACGAGTCGCTGCGGATGCGTGATACCACCAGTGCCATTGCCGCGCTCAGCGCCGCCGGCTACATCGGGCGCGACGATGCGGCGGTGTTCGACAGCGCCTACCGCTACCTGCGCGTGCTCGAGCATCGGATCCAGCTGGTGCACCTGCGCCGCACGCACCTGATGCCGGCCAAGGAACCTGCCCAGCGGGTGCTGGCCCGGGCCGTGCTGGGGGCCGGACCGAAACCGCGCACCGGCGCCGCCGACCTGCTGGCGACCTGGGCCTCCACCAAACGCACCGTCCGCTCGCTGCATGAGCGGATCTTCTACCGCCCGTTGCTGAGCAATGCCTCGAACCTCTCCGAGGACGAGGTGCGGCTGAGCCCCGAGGCGGCCCAGGCGCGGCTGAAGGCCCTGGGCTATGCGGATCCGAAGGCCGCCATGCGGCATATCGAGGCGCTCACCTCAGGGGTCAGGCGCCGTGCCGCGCTGCAGCGCCAGCTGCTGCCGGTGTTGCTGGGCTGGATCGCCGAGGGAGTGGACCCGGACGCGGGCCTGCTGGGATTCCGCCGGCTCAGTGAATCCCTCGGCGAATCGCACTGGTACCTGGGCATGCTGCGTGACTCGAGTGCCGGGGCCGAGCGGCTCTGCCACATCCTGGCCAACTCCCGCTTCCTCACCGACCTGCTCGAGGTCTCCCCGGAATCGGCCGCTTGGCTGGGCGACGACAGGGACCTGGTCCCGCGCACTTTCGACCAGCTCTGGGCCGAGATCTCTTCCAAGCTCAACCGCCCCGCCCCCGAGGGCCAGCTGATCCGCTTCATCCGGCTGATCCGCCGCCGTGAGATCCTGCGTGTTGCGCTGGCCGACGGCGCCGGGCTCATCGTCCGCCCCCAGGTCGGGATCGCGCTCTCGGATATCGACCGGGCAGCCGTGCTCGGCGCACTGCGCGTGGCCGAGGGCATTGAATACTCACAAACCCCCCAACTCGCCGACCTGCTGGTGGTGGCCATGGGCCGCCAGGGCGGGCGCGAGATCGGCTACGGCTCGGATGCCGACGTGATGTTCGTGCAGCGGGCACTGCCCGGGGCCGATGTGCAGGGTGCCCAGGAACAGGCGCTGCGCATCGTCGCCCGGCTCACCGGGCTCATGAAGAAGCCGCTGGTCCCCGCCATCGCCGCGGAACCACGGCTGGAGATCGACGCCGACCTGCGCCCCGAGGGCAAACAGGGCCCGATGGTGCGCTCGCTGGAGGCCTACCGCGACTACTACGGGCGCTGGGCGCAGATCTGGGAAATCCAGGCACTGCTGCGTGCCCGTCCGATGGCGGGATCCGACGACCTTGCCGCCGAGTTCATGGTCATGGCCGACGCGCTGCGCTACGGCCAGCACATCACCGAGACCGAGCTGCGTGAGATCCGGCGGATCAAGGCCCGGGTGGAGGCCGAGCGACTGCCGCGCGGGGCCGATCCGGCCCGGCACGTGAAGCTGGGCCGCGGCGGACTGAGCGACGTGGAATGGCTGGTCCAGCTGTTGCAACTGCAGCACGCCGGGCAGTACCCCGCGCTGCGCACCACCTCGACTCCCGAGGCGCTGGCGGCGATCGATGGGGAGCGGCTGCTGCCCGGTGACGATGTGGAGACGCTGGACAGGGCCTGGCAGTTGGCATCGCGCATCCGGTCGGCCTCGATGGCCTGTACCGGACGGGCCTCCGACGTGCTGCCGAAGGACCGCAACGAGATGGAGGCCGTTGCCCGTTGGTGCGGCTACGAGCCTGGCCAGGCGGCGCAGATGGAGGATGATTACCTCAAGGCCACCCGGCTGGCCCGGTCCGTCTTCGAACGGCATTTCTACGGTTTCGACCACTGA
- a CDS encoding DUF4191 domain-containing protein, translating into MAKTTDSASTEASQPKRGLFSRKPKAEKAAKEPGRLKQLGQVFQMTRKNDPMVVWLMLLAFLGAIVLGLLISLLLPGNNWITALLISIPVGLLGATMILSRRAERAAFSQLEGRPGAAGAAMSVLRRGWILKDQPVAVSPRTQDLVFLAIGRAGVVLVTEGPISRVKPLVDAERRRLGRVLPNVPIHVVNAGNDEGQVPLAAVGKKMKKLPKAITKLEVSAVDKRISTLGSAKLPIPKGIDPTRARPSRRSGR; encoded by the coding sequence ATGGCCAAAACCACCGATAGCGCCTCGACCGAGGCCTCCCAGCCCAAACGCGGACTCTTCTCGCGCAAGCCCAAGGCCGAAAAGGCCGCCAAGGAACCAGGCCGGCTGAAACAGCTCGGCCAGGTCTTCCAGATGACCCGCAAGAACGACCCGATGGTCGTCTGGCTGATGCTTCTGGCGTTCCTTGGTGCCATCGTTCTCGGCCTGCTGATCAGCCTGTTGCTGCCCGGCAACAACTGGATCACTGCACTGCTGATTTCGATCCCGGTCGGCCTGCTTGGCGCGACCATGATCCTCTCCCGGCGCGCCGAACGTGCCGCGTTCTCCCAGCTCGAGGGACGTCCGGGTGCTGCCGGTGCCGCCATGAGCGTGCTGCGCCGCGGCTGGATCCTGAAGGACCAGCCGGTCGCCGTGAGCCCGCGCACCCAGGACCTCGTGTTTCTGGCCATCGGCCGCGCCGGGGTCGTGCTGGTCACCGAAGGCCCGATCTCGCGTGTGAAGCCGCTGGTCGACGCCGAGCGTCGTCGTCTGGGCCGCGTGCTGCCGAACGTGCCGATCCACGTGGTCAACGCCGGCAACGACGAGGGTCAGGTCCCGCTCGCAGCGGTGGGCAAGAAGATGAAGAAGCTGCCCAAGGCCATCACCAAGCTCGAGGTCAGCGCCGTCGACAAGCGCATCAGCACCCTGGGCAGTGCCAAACTGCCGATCCCCAAGGGCATCGACCCGACCCGTGCCCGGCCTTCGCGCCGCTCCGGCAGGTAG
- the panB gene encoding 3-methyl-2-oxobutanoate hydroxymethyltransferase produces MSEQSQAPYGQNTSAPAGTSLPSRVRIPHLARAKAEGRHFAMLTAYDCQIASIFDEAGIEVLLVGDSAASTMMGASSTLPITMEEMIVFARSVVAGTKRALVVCDMPFGSYEVSVEQAVANGIRLLKEAGVHAVKLEGGARYAPHVEAMTAAGVPVMGHIGFTPQSEHVLGGYRIQGRGEAAQVMIDDALALQDAGSFCVLMEMVPTEAARAVDAALRVPTIGIGAGPVTTGQVLVWQDMLGLGSGRNPRFVKKYAELRPLITSAAAAYLHDVHAGTFPGPEHGFE; encoded by the coding sequence ATGAGCGAGCAGAGCCAGGCCCCCTACGGCCAGAACACATCGGCCCCGGCCGGTACATCCCTTCCGTCCCGGGTGCGCATCCCGCACCTGGCCCGGGCCAAGGCCGAGGGGCGTCACTTCGCCATGCTGACCGCCTACGACTGCCAGATCGCATCGATCTTCGACGAGGCCGGGATCGAGGTGCTGCTGGTTGGCGATTCGGCGGCGAGCACCATGATGGGCGCCTCCTCGACGCTGCCGATCACGATGGAGGAGATGATCGTCTTCGCCCGGTCCGTGGTGGCCGGGACCAAGCGGGCCCTGGTGGTCTGCGACATGCCCTTTGGTTCCTACGAGGTCTCGGTGGAACAGGCCGTGGCCAACGGGATCCGGCTCCTGAAGGAGGCCGGGGTGCATGCGGTGAAGTTGGAGGGCGGTGCGCGCTATGCCCCGCATGTGGAGGCGATGACGGCGGCAGGAGTGCCGGTGATGGGCCACATCGGCTTCACGCCGCAGTCCGAACACGTGCTCGGAGGCTACCGGATCCAGGGCCGCGGGGAGGCGGCCCAGGTCATGATCGACGATGCACTCGCGCTGCAGGATGCCGGTTCCTTTTGCGTGCTGATGGAGATGGTCCCCACCGAGGCCGCCCGCGCCGTGGATGCGGCGCTGCGGGTGCCCACCATCGGCATCGGGGCCGGCCCGGTGACCACCGGCCAGGTCTTGGTCTGGCAGGACATGCTGGGGCTGGGCTCAGGCAGGAACCCGCGCTTCGTGAAGAAGTACGCCGAGCTGCGCCCGCTGATCACCTCGGCGGCCGCCGCGTACCTTCACGACGTGCACGCCGGCACGTTCCCCGGCCCGGAGCACGGCTTCGAGTAG
- the glnA gene encoding type I glutamate--ammonia ligase: protein MFKNADEVLKFITDEEVKFVDIRFTDLPGIQQHFNVPAKTVDADFFINGQLFDGSSIAGFAGLADSDLQLIPDVTSAFMDPFRLEKTLALNFSIVNPRTGDPYHRDPRSVAERAEAYLTSTGIADTAFFAPEAEFFIFENVQYESKPQGSFYKVDSDEAPWNSGRKEEGGNQGYKTPFKGGYFPVSPTDKQADLRDAICLELDAAGLEVERSHHEVGAAGQAEINYKFNTLTHSADDILKFKYIVKNVADAWGKSATFMPKPIFGENGSGMHCHQSLWANGIPLFYDEKGYAGLSDVARWYIGGLLKHASAVLAFTNPTVNSYRRLVKGYEAPVNMVYSQGNRSAGIRIPITGSNPKAKRIEFRAPDAACNPYLAFAAQLMAGLDGIKNRIEPADPIDKDLYELPAEEAKDIQVAPGSLEEALAALEDDFDFLLAGDVFTEDLIRTWIEYKREHEIKPLSLRPNPYEFELYYGC, encoded by the coding sequence ATGTTCAAGAATGCTGACGAAGTTCTCAAGTTCATCACCGACGAAGAGGTTAAGTTCGTCGACATCCGTTTCACCGACTTGCCGGGCATCCAGCAGCACTTCAACGTGCCGGCCAAGACCGTGGACGCGGACTTCTTCATCAACGGGCAGCTGTTCGACGGCTCCTCGATCGCCGGCTTCGCGGGCCTGGCCGACTCGGACCTGCAGCTGATCCCAGACGTGACCAGCGCCTTCATGGATCCGTTCCGACTGGAGAAGACCCTGGCGTTGAACTTCTCGATCGTGAACCCGCGCACCGGTGATCCGTACCACCGCGACCCGCGCTCCGTCGCCGAGCGCGCCGAGGCCTACCTGACTTCCACCGGCATCGCCGATACCGCCTTCTTCGCCCCCGAGGCCGAGTTCTTCATCTTCGAAAACGTCCAATACGAATCCAAGCCGCAGGGCTCCTTCTACAAGGTCGATTCCGATGAGGCACCGTGGAACTCCGGTCGCAAGGAAGAGGGCGGCAACCAGGGCTACAAGACCCCCTTCAAGGGTGGCTACTTCCCCGTCTCCCCCACCGACAAGCAGGCCGACCTGCGCGATGCCATTTGCCTCGAGCTGGATGCGGCGGGCCTCGAGGTCGAGCGCTCGCACCACGAGGTCGGCGCAGCCGGGCAGGCCGAGATCAACTACAAGTTCAACACGCTGACCCACTCGGCCGATGACATCCTGAAGTTCAAGTACATCGTCAAGAACGTCGCCGACGCATGGGGCAAGTCAGCCACGTTCATGCCGAAGCCGATCTTCGGTGAGAACGGCTCGGGCATGCACTGCCACCAGTCGCTGTGGGCCAACGGCATTCCCCTGTTCTACGACGAGAAGGGCTATGCCGGCCTCTCGGACGTGGCCCGCTGGTACATCGGCGGCCTGCTCAAGCACGCTTCCGCCGTACTCGCCTTCACCAACCCGACGGTGAACTCCTACCGCCGTCTGGTCAAGGGCTACGAAGCCCCGGTCAACATGGTCTACTCGCAGGGCAACCGATCGGCCGGCATCCGCATCCCGATCACCGGATCGAACCCGAAGGCCAAGCGCATCGAGTTCCGCGCACCGGACGCCGCGTGCAACCCGTACTTGGCCTTCGCCGCCCAGCTGATGGCAGGCCTTGACGGCATCAAGAATCGCATCGAGCCGGCGGACCCGATCGACAAGGACCTCTATGAGCTGCCCGCCGAGGAAGCCAAGGACATCCAGGTTGCTCCGGGCTCGTTGGAAGAGGCGCTCGCTGCATTGGAGGACGACTTCGATTTCCTGCTGGCGGGCGACGTCTTCACCGAGGACCTGATCCGCACCTGGATCGAGTACAAGCGTGAGCACGAAATCAAGCCGCTGTCGCTTCGCCCGAACCCGTACGAGTTCGAGCTGTACTACGGCTGCTAG
- a CDS encoding RDD family protein, protein MERKDFGSWLEGPPQLSNQEWPGQRLGRPEAGPGSVARIGRRVVALCIDWAIAMILAALIFKSAQFADLAIFAVTQMLFVGVTGHSIGHRIMSLQVQGMDGKAITPLKGVVRTLLILLVIPVLISDADQRGYHDKIVNTVLVRI, encoded by the coding sequence GTGGAAAGAAAAGACTTTGGATCGTGGCTCGAGGGCCCCCCGCAACTGAGCAACCAGGAATGGCCGGGCCAGCGCCTAGGCCGCCCCGAGGCCGGACCGGGCAGCGTGGCACGCATCGGTCGTCGCGTCGTTGCCCTGTGCATCGACTGGGCGATAGCGATGATCCTCGCTGCACTGATCTTCAAGAGCGCGCAATTCGCCGATCTGGCTATCTTCGCCGTCACGCAGATGCTCTTCGTCGGCGTCACCGGGCACTCGATTGGGCACCGCATCATGAGCCTGCAGGTTCAGGGCATGGATGGAAAGGCCATCACGCCACTCAAGGGCGTCGTGCGCACGCTGTTGATCCTGCTGGTGATCCCGGTGCTGATCAGCGACGCCGATCAGCGCGGTTACCACGACAAGATCGTTAACACGGTCTTGGTGCGCATCTAG